Below is a window of Bos indicus isolate NIAB-ARS_2022 breed Sahiwal x Tharparkar chromosome 19, NIAB-ARS_B.indTharparkar_mat_pri_1.0, whole genome shotgun sequence DNA.
aaaacattttcatcaccccaagagGGAACTTGCACTCATGAAACAGTCACCCCGCCCCATTTCTCCTTCCCCTCAGTCCCTGGCGACCACAAACTCCGTTCTGTCTGCAAGGATGTGCCTCTTCCggacatttcatatgaatggaatcaggTGGcctgtggccttttgtgtctggcttcattTACTTAGCACGTTTCCGAGGTTCACCTGTGTTGTCACGCGTGTCAGTGCCTCACTCCTTCGTGTGGCTCAATACTATTTCACTGTAAGGCTACATCGAATTTCATTTATGTTCTTCTGTTGATAGATATGTgagctgtttccaccttttgaagACTGTCAagaatgctgctctgaacatttgtgtacaagtgttTGTTCGAAcatttgttttcaattctttgggtgtatatacccaggagtggaatcacTTTGGTAATTCTGTATTTAACTTCTTGAAGACCCAGTAaacttccacagtggctgcaccgttTTGCATTCGTACCAGCAATATATAAGGGTTCCAACTTTTCCATATCCTTACtaacatttcttattttctttttttttttttaaattacagtcaTCCTATGGGGAGAAGTGGTGTCTcggtgtggttttgatttgaatccTATGATGACGGTGATGTTGAGTGTCTCTCCTTGTGCTCCTCAGTCATTTGCCAAGGCGCCCTTGCACTTTACCAACACTCTGTGCAACAGCAGACAAATCTGTCCAGAAGGGAGTTGAACTGGGTGAATGGCTTTAAGCTACTTTGTCCACCTAACTCCTGAAAGAACTTGGAAAAGTCGTGCCCCTGTGGTACCTTTTCGTTAGGTCGATATCTGTTCTTCATCATGAGGTTTGTTAAGGTTGCAAAGGGTGTGATTTCTGGGGTATTGTCAATTTTGACTCAAAAATAAAAGGTTCCTCACTCTAGAGAAGCAGAACCTGACATTTTGTCTTGTTTGCAAGATCATTGAGCAAGTCATGTTCCTCTGCCAAAAACAAACCAGCCCAGAAAGCAACTTCACACCTTAAGATAAAAATCATAGTATCCAAATGATCACACCTTGCCTATTTCCTGTGAACCTCGACTCTATTAAATAACAACAAGATTTTTAGCCCTGACCTTTGCTCTTCCTGTCATGTCCTGACATTAGAATTAGCAATATCACATGAGAAAGCAGTTGTTGGTCCACTCAGGACAGACACATGTAAATTTGGTGACCGTGGTTTTCTTgtgatttttcccccttttcaatACTTGATGGCTCTTTGGATTTGGTGAGTCGGTACTTCTGAAGTCTGCCTTTTCTTTACTCTTTGCaagaaaactttctttttctaaatgcaTCTGCTGCTGGATTCCTTGGgcgattattttaaatatatcaaacaAAATGTAATTTAGGTAGCAGTGTGGCATCATGATACCAAAGGTGTGGGCAAATTCTCCTTGGTTCTTTTCTCCTCCACTTTTCACTTCTTCTAccgaattttattttaataaaagcattttttatgTTTGACAGTAACTCAAGGATAGGTCTCTGCAACAAAAACATGtccataatttaaatttaaaatattttctttcctgtgaCTCTAAGACTCTCAGTATTAAAAATTACTCTGGGTTGAGTGATGTATACAATTAATCGATTCCTCAAACcaaccaaaatatattaaaattgtgGTATATATTTATGATATACATATAGAAATTAGTTGCTGGACTGAATCTCTTAATGAGATGAACGGGGCTGTGTGTTTTCAAATGGTTCATGTGTTGTTGGATGAATATTACTTATTATTTCAGACGTGGTTCAGAATCAATTCCAtccctgtttttcatttttattggtcTAGACCATGAGAAAACTTGTTCATATAAAATTTATACATGGTAAtgttatagttttgtttttgaacTTCTTGGAGATTTAAGCCAAAAGTCACAGTGATTTATCATCagaaacataacaaaacaaaaatgaccaGATTAAATTCTCCTCCTGGTGTTAAATACTCTGGGCCTTAGCCACTTGCTGTCTTGGCAGTGGGGTTACACGAGTGGCCTGGGTGTCTCTCCTGCCGGGAGATTCACcaccttccttctcctcttgccttgtGGGATGGAAGGAAGGACAACCTCCGGAGGTGTGATGGGGTGAGGAGGCGGCGTCCCGgtactggtggtggtgggggtgctcCCAGGCTCAGCCTCTGGCAAGCTCTTCCTGGAAACGCGCCCCCGGGCGGCCAGACCCAGACAGCCTCAGACCCGCCCGCTGCGCTTTGGCCATTAAGAGATGCCGGGGTCAGGGCGCTCCGGGCGGGATAAGGAGTAGGGGGGTCCGGGGTCGCCGCGCAGACCGTCCCACCTGGGGTGCGCGCCCCAGGGTGCTGCTCTGCCCCTGAAGTGATCCTTCAAGGTCGAACTGCAGAGAGAGTCAAGGAACCCGCTGCCCACCGATCACAAAGGGGAGGGGCGCACCAGCTTGCTGCGCGTGCGCGGGCAAGGGTGCTACCCGTCCGCGGGCTGTACATGCGGGTGGCGGGGGTAGGGGGCGCCTGTTCGGAGCGCGTATCCTCTGATGTCAGGATCCCGAGCGagtgtgggatgtgtgtgtgtgtgcgcgcgcgcgtgtgtatGTTGTACGTGTATTTATGCGTATGTGGCTGGGATGTGGAGTAAGATGGTGTTTTGTATGAGGTGCATGCAGTGTGCTCAACACGTATGGAGTGTTTCTGCGTGTGTGGcgtgttttgtgtgtatgtggggtgtgtgtaGAGGGTGGGATATGTTACATACGGCGTGCGGGTGAGGTGAGTGTGGAGCGTCGCAGTTGCTTGCAGCGCTCCGGGTTCGCGTCCCATCTGGTTTGGGCTGCGCTCCCAGCTTGGGGCTCAGCGGACCTCTGCCTGCCGCGCAGGACCACCAGCTTGGGCTGGACAGAGTGCGGCAGGTAACCATGGAAACAGATGCTCCCGCGGCGGAGGTGGACGGGTGGCGGGTGGGGGAGGCATCTGATGAGGCGCCCAGGCTGGTACTGGACACGCCGCTTCCTCGGTTGACTGGGGGACCCGGGGTCCTCACTCGGTCGCTCGGCAGGCCTGGGGCGGGGCCCGAAGGATTCCTGCTGTCTCACCTCCCAGCAAGGAAGCCCTTGCTGCTTCCAGGTGTGAAGGCACAGCAAGTCTTTGGCGCCTCGGATCCTGCTCAGGGGAGACGAACCCCCGCGTTCTAAAGGTGGCCGGGAGCCTCACAAGCAGTTATCGGGTTTTATGACCCGCAGGTGCTCCTGTTGGGTCCCAGGACAAATGAAAAACCTGGGAAGGGctgaagggaggcctggtgtttgGCACAGGCTTCTCTTCAGTGGAGAGGGGAGCAGCTCACAGGTTCTGGAAAGCAGACTTCACTCCCATCCAGTAGATCCTTTGTGGGAAAAGACTGGCCAGGCCTACTAGCCTTGATATACCTGTCCTCCCCTCTCACCTCTGTTCAGAGCCAGCTGGTGGGCGATGCCACCTCAGTTCTTATCCTGTGTAACGGGAGGAGGTTGGTCTAGatcacttttctttcattcactcGTTCATTCATAACCTTTATCTAGTGCAAAGATGCTCAAGTGTAGCGCCAGGGCCagcagcatcagaatcacctggaaactAGTGAGAAATGTACATTCTCAGGCCACCTCCAGACCTACCAATGTGAGAAGCACTGATCCGCGGTGACCCTTGTGCTAAACATGGGGCTACATGATCCCTCCCATCATGGGATTCTAAAACAAACCTAGTGGGGAAAGTTCTAGCTCTTTTTTCTGAACATCCTGTGTTTTGCTTGGGGATCCATCTAAAACTAGATGAAGCATAAATACTTCTTGGCCACATCCCCAAGGCTGGTCTGAGAAGGAGTGGGGCTATTTCAGAGAAGGAGGAGTAGAAGAAGTTGGACAGGAGGTTTGGAATTCCTCTCAACTTCAGAAGCTGCTTGAGAAAGACTTCAAGGGGTGTTGTGGAGCCCAAGAGCGCCGCCTCCTGGTGACAGCATGCAGGACTGATTCTAAAGAATGGGGTTTCTTGACAAAGGGGGCTTTCAGTGTCCCAATCATACACCCAGCCAGGCATGAACTACCCGGTCATTACTCAGGAACGTTTCATCCATTACTGCCAGCAGCTGGACTGGCCAAATTCAACAAAGGCTCTGAGAAAACAGGAAGTTGTGTGTGGCTGATATGTAAGAGAGTCCCCAGTCATGTCCACGTGGCTCGAGAATGCAGTGCATGGCTTTGTTTCAGCTAGGGTTTTCTCCAGACCTTTTTAGTCAGGCTAATAGTAAAATGAACTTTGTACAGAGAACTGCAACATTAGTTTTCCGTGGAGTCCTGAAATCCTCTGATAGGTACTGAGAAGGGTGCAGGGCATGGTGGAAATCCAGTGTACTTTTGtggaggggttgggggggcagTCTTTGGACACTGGCCTTGGGGAGGCTGAGTGCTGCCCTCCAGAGGCGTCCTGGGCTGGCCATgctgtgggaagggaggggaggcaggaggggcgtGGACAACCAGCGTGGCTATCCTGACTCTGGAAAacctcctttattatttttattttgttgtgtcTACCagtcaacatttttctttaaatcaactcACTCTTTTTCACTTAAgttacttttaaaaggaaaaaacttagaaaataacaGACATAAATGGAAAATCAGTAGCATTCACCCAAGCTGAAGGTgatcataaaaacaaatataaggcAAATAACAGGGTTGTAATACTCTGCCCTGACACGGTTGCCCACCAGAGCTCTGAGCCTGGGTCTTCTCTCTATGCTACAGAGGGAGGTGTTTAAGATTTAGTATCAGCAAGCAGAAACTTTCTGCTAGAGAAACAAGAAGGTTTGGAGATGAAAAGGAAGGCGGTGTGACTTTCTCACTCTGTGATACCCTGTCTCTTTATAACTCCTGAAACGTAACACGTGGGCCTTCTGTGGGCCAGGCCCTGTTTTAAAGACTTTGCAAATACTAATTTCATCATTGAGACCACCTCACTGGACAGGTGCTGCTATTGgttctgattttacagatgaggaaactgaggcccagaggtgaGAACCTGTCCAGGGCTGCAGAGTGTTGAGTTAGTGAGTGTCAGAGTTCGGGAGCTGTTTGAACCCATCATCTGCTCAGGGTGgtatcccccaccccccagcccacccccagctGCACAGATGGGAATCAGCCCACTGCTCGCAGCCTGCCTCAGCTCCCATGTTCCTGATGCAAGAAGCTTATTCAGTGTTAGTCAACCATCGGGACTTTTTTGGGGTGCTCTGGGGATGACAGACATCTGCGGTAGCAGAATACTTAATGTGGGCCAGGCcagattatttttctctcttttctctctcttttccttttctttttgaaaaagccGTTTGAGAGTGATTCTCAGAATATCTGTTGGCTCGTCCCTAGAAAGTAGGCTAGCCTGACCGTGGTTGTTGTGGGCTATTGGTGAAAGGTTGGGTGTCTCTTGGAGATGGGGGTCATGGCGGTTACGCTGGCATCTCTGAGCACTCACTGCTCCATGCACATGGATGCGAAGGGATGCCCCACCCTCCGGTTCCCTCCAGCCTGATTTGGGCCTGTCCAGATTTGGAAGCTGGTGTGGGCAGTCAGGAGGGCCTGGGTATCCCAGTAGGGCTGcacatggtgggggtggggcagtccTTCCAGGACAACTATGGGATGCAGGGCCAGGGAGCCACAGGGCCTTTCCGATTAGGCAGCACTCCAGCCCCAGGCTGGTGGTTAGGCAGCTGTGGAGGGCAGGTTGGGATGGATCCTGCAGATGGAGATGGGGCTCAAACTACAGGTAGAAGCAAGAGGCCCGGGCAAGGGAGAAGAGGGATTCATAGACAAGGAATAGGCAGATCCTGACAAACGCATCCTTCGAAGAATCTGTCTCTCATTGTCACAGCTGGATTTATATGCAAAAGCTGAATTTGACAACTTTAGCATCTCCCATAGTAGGGTTTTAATTATCCCTGTGGCTACTATCTAAGAACCACCTGCCTCGGTGCTTCGTCCTGGGGTAACCTCAGAGACATGGACACCTCCTTATTATCCcatttttccagatgaggaaactgaggctgggggagGTAAACTACTCCCCTTAGGCCATGGGGACAAACTGGAGCAGTACTtggtctgactccaaagtccacGCTCTTGAGAGCTGTTGTGAGTGTACAGTCCTTGAAGTGGCTCAGTACTGATAGTGTCCAAGGCACCAGGTGGTGGACATTGGCCCCCTGCCCCTGGCCTGGCCACCCAGGTCCCCTCTGAAGCTAGTCAATGCTCACCTTTTCTTGAAACTTCTCCAAGGATATGTCTTATGTGTAGACttaccacacacatacacccctcccccacaattgcattctgccatttgcagcatttTCTGTTTAGCTGAGCAATGTGGCATAGAGTTCTGGTTTCCTTCAGTTCTCATCccccctttgctttttaatgggGAGCCCACCCTTTACCAGCTTTTGCTGGCAGTCCAACCAGGGCCCGTTCCCAACAAGAATGGGTAGGTTCCCCTGTGTTTGTCAGCCTCCTAAGAAACTAGGAGGTTATTATACCCTGGATCCAAGTGGGAAGGCTGTAAGAAACCAGCAGGCTTTAGAATGAAATGTTGCACCCACACTGGTCACTGTGTTTTGGTAACAGCCAGTGGGGTCCTTTATTCCCATCCGTGCTTTCTGCCTGGCGGTGTACTCCTGGTGGCCTGGGTGCAGGCCCTGGTCAGCTCAGATGGAGATGGCCCCTGGGCCGGAGGTGTGTGGACTCGGGGCTGGGAGCTCCAGGGCAGAGCCTCCTCATCGCCCACTGGAGCTGGAGTTCGGGGTCTGGGTGTTTGAGGCTTCAGTCCTATTGCAACCACCAGCAGGCCCGCTGCACCCTCCCAAGTGGGCACTCGGGTACCCCCCTCCCCATCACCGTGCACTCAGTGACCCCCTTCCCCCATCCATGCCCCCCTCCCTGTCCTGCTGTCATGGAGCTGGTTCTGCtgtgagaggaggggaggaggcagaaagGGTATGGGGCTGGTTCTGCtgtgagaggaggggaggaggcagaaaggggggttgaaggagagggagggggagggaaggaacgGGGGCGTCTTGGGAGTCTGGGGGCCGTGGGCCAGTGAACCAGATGATGCCCCCAGAGATCTAAACCTGGGCAGGGGTCAGATTGCCAGCATCATCATggccaggcctgggctggggctgTGGGGACACGGAGGCATGTAGGCCTGGTCCCATGTCTTCTGAGGAGACAGGCCCATCCATATCCAGTAGATCATCACAGCAGGAGCAGGCTCAGACCCTGTTTGCAGCTTCtggaggcttcctggaagaggtgggcCTGGAAGGACAGGTGTGtgttgggttgggaagaagggatggggcaggggaaggTGGAGGAGATGGAGCAGGTGGAGGAGATGAAGCAGACAGGCCTGGAGGGAGGGAGTAGAGGGAATTTGGGTGGGGACAGACAGTGCATGGAGGCACCCGTGTCAAGCGGAGACTGAGGAGGGCCCCTGTGGGAATTCCTGACCCTCAGCTGGACCTGGGAGGGCACAGGGCGGGTGCAGGCAGGGGCCCAGGGGTGCAGAATGACTCCAACTCCCTCACAACTCCATCTCCTGGGCCTCTGACCAGGAGGGGGTGTTATGCGACCTCGACCAGGAGAGTTGCAGCCACCAGCAGTCCCGTCACCAAGGGAGGCCAGCCGCTTGGCAGGAGGGCAGACCCTAAGGAAAGTCAGAGGATTAGTGAACGAGAGAAATGGGAGCATGTCCCTCACCCTAACTCTTTAATGGCAGGCGAAGTGTCCCCAGGCCACCCCCACAAGCTCCCTGGTTTCATCACACActacccacccctccccaccttgtTCACCTGCCCCAGCTGCACTGGCCTCCTGGCTTGTGTTCTGTGTGACCCCTCACAGCCCCTGCCCAGCGAGGCCTGCCCATCCCCAGGCAAGTGCCCCCAAGAGCTGTCACCTTGCCAGCTCCTGGGTGACCTTTGCCCCTGAGATGGGTCAGGGTTGGGGCAAGGATGTGTGTTGGGGAGGCTGAAAGAGGAAGACTCCAGGAAGGAGTCCTCATGTGGCCATGGAGCCTGGAGGTGGCCTGTCCAGTGGGCAAACTGCCAGCTCCTCTGGCCCTCAGCCTCCCCGTGTTAAACAAGGCTGCTCACACCCACCAGCTCTCCTGCATATGCAGCCGAGATGCACAAAGTGCACTGTGCGGTGTCAGGTGCCGTGGGGATATCAGGGCTCCAGATGTTCCCAGGAGCCAGGGACAGGAAGGAGCAGGTGACACCAACTGGCTGGTGGGGCACCCTGGTTATGACTCTGCAGGCCCCCATCCCCTGCAGCTGCCTAGAGGCACACCTGAGGGGGTCGTGGTGGTCTCCTGGAGAATAGGCAGTAGGGTGCTGAGGAGCCCATCGTTGGCCTCTGGTACAATGCCCAGCAGTTTGCACATGAGCTCATACACGTGGACGCTCTCGAAAGGCTCCACCTCCAGGCCCTTCTTAAAGCTGGGGCCCACAGCCCGGAAGATGGTCTTCATGTCCATGACCTCATTGTCGAAGCCATGCTCCCCGTTGTTGAACTGCACGTTCACTCTCTGCCAGGAGGGAGGGTCCAGAGTGAGTTTGTGCTGACCCTCCCAGCCCTCCCTACCCTCTCCAGGAGCACCATCTGCCGGGCCCTGGGTTGCAGAGGACTGCTGCAGGGAGTTCAAatcgggggggtggggtggggtgggaaagatTCTGAGCCTCCCTGTCTCTGAATTCTCAGCCCCAAAGATCAGTGGCCCAAAGAAGGAgcctcagtgaagacccagagacATGAATGGAGACCCACGTAAAGGGGGCGGAGCTTCAGCCAAGGACACACTCTGGGTTCCTTTCCATGGCTGGGCGCCCACACGTCAGTACTCCTTGCCTAGAATCCTGCCCCTGCTCTGCATATTGCTTCCCTCTCAGCCTCCTTGAGCTCTCTCACCTCTTGTGTGTCACTCTTACAGCTAGCCTTCCCACTTTACCCTAtacacgcacgtgcacacacaaacacatgtatgcatgcacaccCATGCACACAGGTATGCAGTGCATGTACACACACCAATTCCTGTCGCATAGTGTGGGTGTGTCCCTTTGGAGGCTGACACGCCTCAAGTTGGGGTCTGACTAGAAATAGGGAAGTGCTTTCTATAGAGTCAGAGAGACTCAGCAGGGCAGAGATGTACCTGCACCCTGAAACTCACCCCGTGGATGACATAACCTGGGTCGCTGTACATAAGCAGAGGGGTGATCCGCGAGTGATTGGCGTAGTGGAAGGATTTGGGGAAGAACTCCTTCTTGTAGACGTGGAGTCTGGGGTGGGCGTCCTTGAGGGCCTCgtacaccttctccagcattcctTCCTTGGGGAGCAGCATCCCGTTTGGTCCGTAGTCTAGGAGCTCGAACTCAATGTCCTTGAAGCTGAAGTTGGAGAACTTGTGGAACTCCACCAGGTCGCTGGCCGTCTTGTTGACGGTGGTCATGCCGTGGTCAGACAGGATGAGCAGGTTGAGGCTGCTCTCCAGGCCACTCTTCCTGATGCTGTCCCGGAGGTAGCCCACGGTCCTGTCCACCTGCATCActatctccttcctctcctgggaCTCGGGGCCATACCTGTGGCCTGTGGAGTCCGGTTCTCCGAAGTAGAGGGTGACCAGGTCCAGGCCCTCGTCCGTGAACCACGTCATCACCGTGTCGATGTTGGCCCTCCACTCCGCCTCGTCCTTGAAGTTGTGAAGGATGCCTTCCTTCCGGCTCAGCGTCACGGCCTCGCCTTGGTAGGTGACATTCCCGCCGGGGTAGAAGAAGGAACCGGTCTTCAGGCCCTGCGGGGGGAAGGTGGCATCAGGGCTGAGGGCCTCCTCCTGCTTGTCCCCTGCTGAAACATCTGCCCTGACTGCCTGCCCCCGGACTGCACGGGGGCATCCCTGTGCATCCCTGCTCCTGCCTGCAGCCACAGGGGTTCGTATTTTCTGAAAGACCTTTCATAGCTCTTATCTTATGTTATTAGGGCTGATACTGATTTtatagaggagagagcaggtgCCCAGTGGACTCAGCACTAATCAGATAGTGGATATAAAAGTGTCCCCAGATATGCTGTGTCCTCATTGTCACTGTGGCCGTAGGTCACATCGCTGCTCTGTGAACGCTCCCTTCCGACCTGCAGCCCAGCCTCTCCTGCCATGCATCCATCGGCCTCTCCATTGCCTGCCCTTCTAGCCTTCAACCCGGCCATCCGTCTGTCTTTCCGTAAACCAATTGCTGTTTTGTTTACAGATCCATCTGTCCTTGCCACCATCTGTCCACTGCCTCAGGTCATCATGTCCACCTTGAGATGTCAGTTCTAGGCTACGCTTTCTGCAAGCAAGCCTGGTGTCTGGTAGCTCCTTCTGAAGTGAGGGGActcagatgtgagttggaccccTGCCTGTGAAGTTTATTCTGGGCTCACCTCAAAATCACCCATTTGAGTTTGTTGTCAGGAAGCCCAGAGCATTGCAAGAGGCTGGGGTTCTGGGCttttcactgggatgacccaccTCTCACTCTTATCTTTCACCCTTTAGCATTCGACTGCCAGGCCCTGAGAGGGGAACCAGGATGAAGCCATTTCATTGTTCCCTGCCTGTTAGTGGAGTGACATTATTTTCCATGTGGCCCCCTTTTCACCAGTGCCGAAGCCCAGTTTTTCCTCCAGTCAGGAGGATGCAACAATCCCTCTGGGTCCCAgggaggacagggcagcctgtgcAGCCACTGGCGGGTCCTCATGGGCACCTGGCTCCCATCTCCCATGGGGCCCACTCAGCACCTCTCCCAGGCTGGGAGCATTGAACTCCCGGGTCCTGCCGTGGATGCCCCGTGGTCATGGCATGGACACGGCCTGCTCGGCCAGGtccccctcccgccccctccGTCTGTCCAAGTGGGCGTGGGTACAGCATTACCTGCCTCTGGGCAGTGATCCAGATGGGCAAGCTGCCGTTGTCCCACCATTTCTGGATGCCCAGTGTGGTGTGGTAGGGCCACTTCACCTTGCTGCTTGTGTTGTAGAACATGTTGTGAACCACCCCGTGGTTCTCGACGTATTTGCCTGTGGGATGGCAgaggggggtggtgggagggagggcacagccagggcagggggcggggaggcACACGTGGCCCTGGGAGCCGGGCTGGGCCACCACAGCCACGTACCCCGGCCCAGAGATTCTGCTTCCACTTAGAGTAGCTAATCCTGCCGCTGAACTCTTACAAAGGTGTTAATACCCACGTTCTGGGATATCGTTTGCAGCCTCGTTGGTTTTAGCAAAAGATTGGGAGCAACCTGGCTGGCTATCTGGAGAGAACTAATTAAATCAATTATGGCCCACCCATGAAATAGAATCTCAGGCAGGAAGATAAATAAACCGAGAGAAGGTGtcttttttaactatttttttcaggatttccctggtggtccaagagTTAAGATTCcgccttgcaattcaggggacgtgggtttgatccctggtcagggaactaagatcccacatgccacagagcagctaagcccatgcaccgcggCTACTGAGCCCtcgagccacagctagagagtctgtATTCTGCGACGAATGATCCCACGTgacgcaacaaagacccagtgtacaactaagacctgacacagccaaataaataaaattttaattttaattttaaaataaataaaattaaaaaaactacaaAACCCCCCAAAAGCACTATGCTCTGTTGGAAACCTTGTGCATTGTTGGTAGGAACgtgaaatggtgcagctgctatgaaaagcagtatggtggttcctcaaaaattaaaaaaaatttttttcatggcaATGCCTCCACATGAGTtcagaaagtagaaaaagaggGGTGTTGAAGAGTCCACCTCCTTCCTTCATATTCCCCATTGTCCTGTGGTCAGTAAGGAGGTGACATGCAAAAGAGAGCACCATGGGCCTCTGCTTGCGTGTGGTCATGAAAATGCTGGTGTGAGAATAAGCTGTCTGTACGAGTGACATGCCTTAAAGTCatgcttccctggcagctcagatggtaaaaaagatctgcctgcaattcaggaaaccctggttcattccctgggttgggaagataccctggagaagggaatgacaaccccttccagtattcttgcctagagaactccatggacagaccatgcggtctcaaagagtcaggcacgactgagcgactaacactttcactttcaaagtcatGCCCACCCAGAGCCTCTgaatgtgaccttgtttggaaatagtctttgcagatgtcattAGTTTTGTTAAGATGGCGGcatcctggggacttccctggtggcacggtggtaaagaatctgcctgccaatgcaggggaaagggaaagtgaaagtcgctcagtcatgtccgactctttgtgatcccatggactatacagtccatggaattctccaggccgtaataccggagtgggtagcctttcccttctccaggggatcttcccaacccagggatcaaacccagatctcccgcatggcaggcggattcttttccagctgagccacagggaagcccaagaatactggagtgggtagcctatctcttctccaggggatcttcccgaccgaggaatcgaaccagggtctcctgcattgcaggcggattc
It encodes the following:
- the ENPP7 gene encoding ectonucleotide pyrophosphatase/phosphodiesterase family member 7 — its product is MGAPAVFLAVALATLLAPASGAPVRQQASRNKLLLVSFDGFRWNYDQDVDTPNLDAMALDGVKARYMTPAFITLTSPCHFTLVTGKYVENHGVVHNMFYNTSSKVKWPYHTTLGIQKWWDNGSLPIWITAQRQGLKTGSFFYPGGNVTYQGEAVTLSRKEGILHNFKDEAEWRANIDTVMTWFTDEGLDLVTLYFGEPDSTGHRYGPESQERKEIVMQVDRTVGYLRDSIRKSGLESSLNLLILSDHGMTTVNKTASDLVEFHKFSNFSFKDIEFELLDYGPNGMLLPKEGMLEKVYEALKDAHPRLHVYKKEFFPKSFHYANHSRITPLLMYSDPGYVIHGRVNVQFNNGEHGFDNEVMDMKTIFRAVGPSFKKGLEVEPFESVHVYELMCKLLGIVPEANDGLLSTLLPILQETTTTPSGVPLGSCRGWGPAES